A genomic stretch from Psilocybe cubensis strain MGC-MH-2018 chromosome 1, whole genome shotgun sequence includes:
- a CDS encoding RAC family serine/threonine-protein kinase-like protein (RAC family serine/threonine-protein kinase homolog), producing the protein MKALDTNLPSTGPTSASASASASVSPSASASASASASAFVSASATAGRRGPVRMDTQDGPWSVSVAETPYDAFVWCLYVKTPTHNLTLTRTAAELIELDVKLRSAHPGLKIPSLPIDPAGLPPAQQKKGKEKKRKSTFLNTLSRLASPGGDVNGSSAAPSTTNLASTVSSSDALDKDGVVSKEDNETSESHTTTGHHAHTNATPSSTAIAAYLTTISNTHVLRMDRVWKRFVRVRTDDLESVRVERAIKRVRSDLAAHGHGHGHGHGHGSKDKEKEKEKEKKNKENPDLDLVVSQNGPGGDDADGSPIRADEEAQAQARARDQDQDGAQEVSVSAPGTLDADGGVPPTPATATPMANEHAASSANPNDSTTTTTNANANATSTSTAAAATAATANRVHRSQSADPDKSHRLSRVYASSVPSQSGAEGTPTELSRSTDKGIADKENANAVTTTSSASKEPRKSQRKVVIDDFALMRVLGKGCAGKVLLVRHKTTGELFALKAITKRHVLAHQELQHTLTEQAVLKRMAAEGRDPFVVKLWWSFHDKENLFLVMDFHPGGDLATQLARWGRLGRDRARFYAAEIVEGVEGLHAAGVIYRDLKPENILIGADGHIVLTDFGLSKEFSRHRRTSPHGGDFFSMPGTPNGSGGMPPATPPWMKPDRNGEMAFGWPAQPVGHQDSTSTFCGTAEYLAPEVIQGLSYSYEVDWWSFGTMLYEMLTGITPFWANNHSDMYVRVLHDELQFPDDRAIDQDTKSLIRGLLQRIPSLRICEPRIKKHPYFSMIDWTHVYYKRYIPPYIPPIDPSNASDTQNFDDTFLDMEPVLDEFTEEDLEQEQDTDQEPQTDADRTDGEGYETNTTPSQSRSSSIRMGQSQSQLQQGQGLSQPVPVQQSPKVEYDDDVFDGYSFKGRHSVLIDDDEEDEDEEGSEEGSEEVSEEYEEDEGLEGSVLEGETDRLGLGQLQQQQQVEEEDTAMEQEDGLEPKTPEARPAALPPVATSTEPEQSSTPQMHVSELAQEPATKEPQAPAPRHSVEETTVPSRRTSRDVPSTAPSAYANVASKVEREAHAHPRPSTPPPKHVQPVVASRGSGATRTRREKSGVPALDRYLSDGVDEDTEATEAERDEEDDDWDFIEAADGEDRNGAKGTSLFARGVVDRYRLAVFRKASTPGMGSNGGAGGGTGGSRRGKQQRTASGMSAASTATTVDESPSPVQQRRGRAPGLNFRKHPRQFLRPKSPAAPPPSSFSAKSARSVSQSALGSASNSNTLSAGSMSSPGLGGSSGMFTPSVSGGASTLPHSLKSKESAMSVGAMSQSSEQSGNGQSAVFIDGADTKMSPNGAEPKVKKQKLKKYKNGAEKVFSLFSSPRQTSTS; encoded by the exons ATGAAAGCTCTAGACACGAACTTGCCCTCGACCGGCCCTACGTCCGCTTCTGCATCCGCTTCCGCCTCCGTCTCTCCCTCCGCatccgcctctgcctctgcttctGCGTCCGCCTTTGTTTCTGCATCGGCGACAGCGGGACGGCGGGGTCCAGTGCGGATGGACACACAGGATGGGCCATGGAGCGTCAGTGTTGCGGAGACGCCGTATGATGCGTTTGTGTGGTGTCTTTATGTTAAGA CACCCACACACAACCTGACGCTCACACGCACCGCCGCGGAGCTCATCGAGCTCGACGTGAAACTGCGCAGTGCGCACCCGGGCCTCAAAATTCCATCGTTGCCCATCGACCCCGCCGGTCTGCCCCCCGCGCAgcagaagaaggggaaggagaagaaacgaaagtCGACGTTTTTGAACACGCTTTCGCGGTTGGCGTCGCCTGGGG GGGATGTGAATGGGTCGTCTGCTGCGCCGTCCACGACGAATCTAGCGTCGACTGTGTCGTCCTCTGATGCGCTTGATAAGGATGGTGTCGTCTCGAAAGAGGACAATGAGACGTCCGAGTCGCATACTACTACAGGCCACCACGCGCACACGAACGCCACGCCGTCGTCGACTGCGATCGCTGCGTATTTGACGACGATCTCGAACACGCATGTGTTGAGGATGGATCGGGTGTGGAAGAGGTTTGTGAGGGTCCGCACGGATGATTTGGAGAGTGTGAGAGTGGAGAGGGCGATTAAGCGTGTTAGGTCGGATTTGGCGGcgcatggacatggacatggacatggacatgggcaTGGTTCTAAGgataaggagaaggagaaggagaaggagaagaagaataaggagaat CCTGATCTGGATCTTGTGGTATCACAGAATGGACCGGGGGGTGATGATGCGGATGGGTCTCCTATACGTGCTGACGAAgaggctcaggctcaggctcggGCTCGGGATCAGGATCAGGACGGGGCGCAGGAAGTGTCTGTCTCTGCTCCTGGTACTTTAGACGCGGACGGTGGTGTGCCTCCGACACCAGCTACTGCTACGCCCATGGCCAACGAACACGCTGCTAGCTCTGCTAATCCCAACGAttctaccaccaccaccacgaatgcgaatgcgaatgccACTTCTACTtctactgctgctgctgctaccGCTGCCACAGCGAACCGCGTACACCGCTCGCAGTCCGCTGACCCCGACAAATCGCACCGGCTCTCGCGCGTGTACGCGTCGTCCGTGCCGTCGCAGAGCGGCGCGGA GGGTACACCCACTGAACTCTCCCGCTCAACAGACAAGGGCATCGCCGACAAAGAAAACGCCAACGCTGTTACCACCACCTCATCCGCCTCCAAGGAACCGCGCAAATCGCAGCGCAAAGTCGTCATTGACGATTTCGCACTGATGCGTGTGTTGGGCAAAGGATGCGCGGGTAAAGTGTTGCTTGTGAGGCATAAGACGACGGGGGAGCTGTTCGCGCTCAAGGCGATCACGAAGCGTCATGTGCTTGCGCACCAGGAGCTGCAGCATACGCTTACGGAGCAGGCGGTGTTGAAGCGTATGGCGGCGGAGGGCAGGGATCCGTTTGTGGTTAAGCTTTGGTGGAGTTTCCATGATAAGGAGAATTTGTTTTTGGTTATG GATTTCCACCCTGGAGGCGACCTTGCGACGCAGCTCGCGCGGTGGGGGCGACTCGGCCGCGACCGCGCCCGGTTCTACGCCGCTGAAATTGTCGAGGGCGTCGAAGGCCTGCACGCAGCAGGCGTCATCTATCGCGATCTCAAACCCGAAAACATCCTCATCGGCGCAGACGGGCACATCGTCCTGACAGACTTTGGACTCTCGAAAGAATTCTCAAGGCACAGGCGGACCTCGCCACACGGCGGTGACTTTTTTTCGATGCCTGGCACGCCGAATGGGAGTGGTGGGATGCCACCTGCGACACCCCCGTGGATGAAGCCTGATAGGAATGGAGAGATGGCGTTTGGGTGGCCTGCGCAGCCTGTGGGACATCAGGactcgacgtcgacgttTTGTGGTACGGCGGAGTATTTGGCGCCGGAGGTTATTCAGGGGTTGAGTTATAGTTATGAAGTGGATTGGTGGAGTTTTGGGACGATGCTTTATGAGATGTTGACTGGGATT ACGCCGTTCTGGGCGAATAATCACTCGGATATGTATGTTAGGGTGTTGCATGACGAGCTGCAGTTCCCGGATGATAGGGCGATTGATCAGGATACGAAGAGTTTGATACGTGGG CTACTTCAAAGGATACCTTCGTTGAGGATATGTGAGCCTAGGATCAAGAAACATCCGTATTTCTCGATGAt TGACTGGACTCATgtatactacaaacgatATATAC CCCCCTATATCCCGCCCATCGACCCCTCAAACGCAAGCGACACGCAGAACTTTGACGATACCTTCCTGGACATGGAGCCCGTGCTGGACGAGTTCACAGAGGAAGATctcgagcaggagcaggataCTGACCAGGAGCCGCAGACGGACGCGGACCGTACGGACGGCGAAGGGTACGAGACGAACACGACGCCGTCGCAGTCGCGCAGCTCGTCTATACGTATGGGTCAAAGTCAGAGTCAGCTGCAGCAGGGCCAGGGACTGAGTCAGCCGGTGCCGGTGCAGCAGAGTCCGAAGGTCgagtatgatgatgatgtgttTGATGGGTACTCGTTCAAGGGTAGGCATTCGGTGttgattgatgatgatgaggaggatgaggatgaggagggttCTGAGGAAGGCTCAGAAGAGGTGTCGGAGGAGtacgaggaggatgaggggTTGGAGGGGAGTGTGTTGGAGGGCGAGACGGACCGGCTTGGACTTGGACAGctacaacagcagcagcaggtcgaggaagaggatacGGCGATGGAACAAGAGGATGGGCTCGAGCCCAAGACGCCAGAGGCGAGGCCCGCTGCGTTGCCTCCTGTTGCGACCAGCACCGAACCAGAGCAGTCGAGTACGCCCCAAATGCACGTCAGCGAGCTCGCGCAGGAGCCAGCTACAAAGGAGCCACAGGCGCCAGCACCGCGCCATTCCGTGGAAGAGACAACGGTTCCGTCGAGACGGACGAGCAGGGACGTGCCGTCCACCGCGCCCTCTGCGTACGCGAACGTCGCAAGCAAGGTCGAAAGGGAAGCGCATGCGCACCCGCGGCCAAGCACACCCCCGCCAAAACATGTGCAGCCTGTCGTGGCCTCGCGTGGAAGCGGCGCGACGCGCACGCGCCGGGAAAAGTCTGGCGTTCCTGCTCTCGACCGGTACCTGTCCGACGGTGTCGACGAGGACACGGAGGCCACTGAAGCGGAGCGCGATGAGGAGGACGATGACTGGGACTTTATCGAGGCTGCCGATGGCGAGGACCGTAACGGTGCCAAGGGTACGAGTCTCTTTGCGCGTGGTGTCGTGGACCGGTACAGGCTCGCGGTGTTCCGCAAGGCGTCGACGCCCGGTATGGGTAGCAATGGTGGTGCGGGAGGTGGAACGGGGGGTTCAAGACGCGGGAAGCAGCAGCGGACGGCGTCGGGGATGTCGGCAGCGAGCACGGCGACGACGGTGGATGAGTCGCCGTCGCCTGTACAGCAGCGTCGAGGGCGTGCGCCGGGTTTGAATTTCAGGAAGCATCCAAGGCAGTTCTTGAGGCCCAAGTCGCCTGCGGCCCCACCGCCTTCGTCGTTCAGTGCCAAGTCGGCACGGTCGGTGTCGCAGTCTGCGTTGGGCTCGGCGTCGAATTCGAACACGTTGTCGGCGGGGTCGATGTCCTCCCCTGGTTTGGGAGGAAGCAGTGGGATGTTCACGCCGTCGGTGTCTGGTGGGGCGAGTACGTTGCCGCACTCGTTAAAGTCCAAGGAGTCGGCGATGTCGGTGGGCGCGATGAGCCAGTCGTCGGAGCAGTCTGGGAACGGGCAGTCGGCTGTGTTTATTGACGGCGCGGACACCAAGATGTCACCGAATGGCGCGGAACcaaaggtgaagaagcaaaagttgaaaaagtacaagaatggtGCGGAAAAGGTGTTTTCGTTGTTCTCGTCGCCGCGTCAGACATCGACGTCGTGA